The nucleotide sequence CAACACAGCGTGGCGGTGACCTCTGAACGCTGGACGCGCGTCACTGTGCCCTTCGAGGTCGCCCGGACGAGCGACGTCGGCCAATCACGGCTTGCGCTCCGCGTGACATCGCCGCTGGACCACCTCGAAGTCGCAGGGTTCCGGGTCATCGAGCGAGGCGGCGGCGACGTCGATCCAACGCCCGCGACCTATCCGGGCATCGGACCCGACGCATCGTGGCGCGAGCAAGCCAAGCGACAGATTGACCAGCACCGCAAGGCGGAGCTGACCGTCCGAGTTGTCGACACTGCCGGCAAGCCGTTGCCGGATGTCGAGGTCGAAGTCGAGATGACGCGCCACGCGTTCCCGTTCGGGACGGCCGTCGCGGCACCGACGATCCTGGACGACTCCGATGACGCCGACCGCTATCGCGAGATCGTTCGGACGTGGTTCAACTACGCGACGATGGAGAACGCGCTCAAGCAGCCCGTGATCGACAGAAACGGCATCGAGCCAGCGATCGAAGCCATGCGCTGGCTGGACGACAACGGGCTCGCGATCCGAGGCCACACGCTGGTCTGGCCGAGTTTGAATCGTTCACACCATCTCGGCGATGTCGGCGAGGAGTACCGCGAGCGGGCCGCCGTCGACGAGGACGCCGCGACAGAATGGTTGCGTGCCAAGCTTCATCAGCACGTCGTCAAGACTGCCATGCGAACGCGCGGAATGGTCGTCGGGTGGGATATCGCCAACGAGGTCGCCAACCTGCGCGACATCATGGAAGTCCTGGGTGACGACGACACGAGCGACGACGCGCTGGTCGAGCTCTTCCGTCTTGCCCGTCAGGCCGACCCGTCAGCGGAGCGGTACGTCAACGATTACGGCATCGTCGTCGGCGACGGTACACAGCATGAGGTGCGTGCCCGCTACCTGAAGCAGATTGCCAATCTTGTCGCTGCGGGCGAAGCGCCGGATGCGATCGGCGTGCAGAGCCACTTCTTTGGCCATCTGACCGGACCACGTCGGGTCTGGGCGATCCTCGATGAGCTGGCCGCGTCGGGCGTGCCGATCGAGATCACCGAGTTCGACGTCGGTGCAGGAGATGAAGAGTTGGAAGGGCAGTTCGCACGCGACTTCATGACCGCCTGCTTCGCCCATCCGGAGGTTCGGGCCTTCGTCGTCTGGGGTTTTTGGGAAGGTCGACACTGGAGGCCGCGGACGGCCATGTTCCGCCGAGATTGGTCGCTCCGGCCCGCTGGCGAGGCCTGGCAGGATCTTGTGCTCGATGAATGGTGGACCCGCGAAACCGTCTCTACCGACCCCACCGGCACAGCGACGGTTCGAGCCTTCCTGGGCGACTACGTCGTCCGCGTCGGTGGCTCCGAAGTCGTCACAACGCTCCCAAGCGAGGGTCGCACGCTTCGCATCGAACTCGTGTCTGAGTGAGCGCGTGCTAGTCGAACTGCCCATGAAGCCGTGGGCATCGCTTCGCTCAACCCAAGGCTTCGTTTGCTCGAACAGCAGAACGAGCCGCTTTTTGGGTTCGCTCGTGATTTGACGCTCCCGGCGCGATCATCGCGTAAACTCGCGACCCATCCGCATGTCGCACCGTCACCACCGGTCGGCACACATCTCGGTCGCCACCGGGCACTCGTCGACCGCCGTCGCGTGCCGCAAGGACGTACGCATGCCCCAGACGCCGACCTCGCAAGCCCGCAGCCGCACGTTCGAGCCCGTTGCCGAGGGTCTCTACGACCCCCGTTTCGAGCACGACAACTGTGGCTTCGGCTTCGTGGCCAACGTGGCAGGGCGGCGATCGCACAGGCTCGTCACGCGGGCGCTCGAAATGCTCACCAACATGGAGCACCGCGGCGGATGCGGGTG is from Planctomycetota bacterium and encodes:
- a CDS encoding endo-1,4-beta-xylanase yields the protein MKTTLVIWLVLMVAQAALGDTTRLRVVAQVDDSQPADEAIQVDWDADAVAVTRQSDIDTPAAAIGPVLRIEGAAEPQDTWRAQIRIPTQVAIERGDSLVAEAWLRGRNTDGTEPYVFLLFESDQPHYTKSMQHSVAVTSERWTRVTVPFEVARTSDVGQSRLALRVTSPLDHLEVAGFRVIERGGGDVDPTPATYPGIGPDASWREQAKRQIDQHRKAELTVRVVDTAGKPLPDVEVEVEMTRHAFPFGTAVAAPTILDDSDDADRYREIVRTWFNYATMENALKQPVIDRNGIEPAIEAMRWLDDNGLAIRGHTLVWPSLNRSHHLGDVGEEYRERAAVDEDAATEWLRAKLHQHVVKTAMRTRGMVVGWDIANEVANLRDIMEVLGDDDTSDDALVELFRLARQADPSAERYVNDYGIVVGDGTQHEVRARYLKQIANLVAAGEAPDAIGVQSHFFGHLTGPRRVWAILDELAASGVPIEITEFDVGAGDEELEGQFARDFMTACFAHPEVRAFVVWGFWEGRHWRPRTAMFRRDWSLRPAGEAWQDLVLDEWWTRETVSTDPTGTATVRAFLGDYVVRVGGSEVVTTLPSEGRTLRIELVSE